The DNA sequence ACAGTGGCTCGACGGCTCCTCGTCGGCATCACTGGCGGCGAGAAGACGTACCGAAAAATCGGCTCTGTCGAAATCTTCAACAGGAGACGGAAATGCCGTACTGAAGGGGGAGGATCTCTGCAGCAATGATTCCCTGTTTCTACCGCGAAATACGATTGCAGCTACCCGCTCAGTTGAGCGTGCGTCCCTGTAACCTCTTTCGACCTGCGAGAAAATGCGAGACTTGTCCAAATGCGGTAAAGATAATTTTTACCACATAGGAAAATAAATCGCAGGTATGTACCGTCCGTCACGCCGTGTCCTCCTTGGCGGTCTCGTCGCCACGTTAGTCGGGGGTAGTGGCTGTACTCTGAACGAATCGGAATCTGCACCGTTTACTCCCGGCCAAATAGTGTTGCGGAATGCCAGTCAACAACCGCGAACGGTCGATATTCGAATCACTCGTTCCGGGCGGGAGTTGTTTTCGGAAACCTACAATGTCGCTCCACCAGCCTCCGATGATAACACGTTGGGAAACAGCCGTACGATCTCCGCACCGATCGGTGAACGGCGAGCCGATACCGTCTCGGTGACGATAGACAGCGGCGAAATACACCACATCAGGTACACCGAGTCTGATCCACCGGAGTCACAGTGCCTGCGACTGTCTATCCGAATCGAGGACGGTGGTCAATACCGCAGGTTCGAGAACCCGTGTGAGACGTGAGTATCGTCTCAAGCAATCATCACACTTCCCCGACTGCCGTCGAAGCACACTGCATACTCGCCCTGTATCTATCTCCGAGCATCAGCCGGACGCGTAAGGGTTTCCACGAGGGCGAAAAATCGAACTCGCGGTACTCGAACTCACGATTTCCGAACGCCTGTTACTCGAAGTCTCGCCGCATGGCGATTTCGAACCACGGGCACAGGCGAAGTTGACGGTACCAGCGCGGGTTCTCGTACAGACGCTCGTAGGGAACCCACATCAGGCCGCCGACCTCCTCCTCGACGGGGTCGAGTGAGGTATCGGTGAGGGTGAGTTTGAGCACCGAACAGACCTCGTGTTCGACGCCCTCCTGCGGGTAATAGCGTTTATATTCGAACTTGTCGGTCACGCGCAGGTCGTCGTACTGGTCGGGCGAGATGCCGAGTTCCTCTTCGAGGCGCTGGCGAGTGGCCTCCTCTTGGGATTGGCCGGGGTTGGGGTGGGAGGCGACGGTGCCGTCCCAGTAGGTGTCCCAGAGGCGCTTCGTCGGCGACCGCTGGGCGAGCAGGATGTCCCCGTCCTCGTTGAAGATGAGGGCGGTGAAGGCGCGGTGGCGGATGCCGTCGCCCATGTGGGCGTCCAATCGGTTGACGATGTCCAGTTCGTTGTCGTCCCCGTCCACGGCGACGACGTTCTGTCGGGCGTTCTCGTGGCGCTCGTCGGTCGCGGCGCTCTCGGCGCTCCCATCCGGCGAGTCGGCGGCGTTCTCAGTGCTCATACCGCTATAGAGAACCATCCGTTTCAAACGTTCTTCGGAAACCATCGACAAATCGTCGAAGAGCGTTCCGCGATGTACCGCTGGACGGGAGCGCAACCCGGAAAAGGCACCGCGTCATACCTCCCGCCATGACCGAGAAGACGAGCACGTTCCTCGTCACCCACGCGGAAGAGGAGTCGGCGGTGCTGAAGGACGTTCACGACGGACAGGTACACACCCTCTCGACCAACCCCGGCGTCGAAACGGACGATGCGGTCGAGGCGACCGTCGCCCCCGAACCGCCGATGGAAGTGACGTGGGAAGTCGTCGAACTCGACGAGCGACGGCCCCTCACCGTCCACGAGAGCGACGAACCGCCGACCAGCCACGAACGGGAGGTCGCCGCCGAACAGGACGTCGGCGACCTCGAACGGACCGAACGCGCCGGAATCGGCGAAATTCACGTTCTATCCGTTCCGCCGGAGGAGACCGGGGACGCCGTCGCTGACGTGCTGAACGACGAGGGGACGCTCGCACGCGCGGCCCGATTGGGCGTCAACCGCGTCGAAATCCGCTCGGAGGACGGAACGGTGAGCGTTCGGTACTTGCCGTAGAATGGTTCTTCACCCGTTGTCGCTCACGCCGAGGATCACCCCGCAGTGGGGACACTCCCACACCGTCGCCGCGCTGAACGTGTGCCGGGCGGTCGAGTTTCCTTTGGCCAAGTCCTCTATCTCATCGCCGCAATCAGGGCAGTGTGACATCGCATTCCGGTTTTTATTCAAAATACATAACAGTATTTGTTAGGGGTACTCGGAACTTCGAGAACGCGACATCCTCACTCGCTACAGCTAACCTTTTCTATCTCACCTGA is a window from the Haladaptatus sp. R4 genome containing:
- a CDS encoding NUDIX domain-containing protein; the protein is MSTENAADSPDGSAESAATDERHENARQNVVAVDGDDNELDIVNRLDAHMGDGIRHRAFTALIFNEDGDILLAQRSPTKRLWDTYWDGTVASHPNPGQSQEEATRQRLEEELGISPDQYDDLRVTDKFEYKRYYPQEGVEHEVCSVLKLTLTDTSLDPVEEEVGGLMWVPYERLYENPRWYRQLRLCPWFEIAMRRDFE
- a CDS encoding DUF5812 family protein translates to MTEKTSTFLVTHAEEESAVLKDVHDGQVHTLSTNPGVETDDAVEATVAPEPPMEVTWEVVELDERRPLTVHESDEPPTSHEREVAAEQDVGDLERTERAGIGEIHVLSVPPEETGDAVADVLNDEGTLARAARLGVNRVEIRSEDGTVSVRYLP